TGTCAGCGATTTCACGCTTGAGCGAGAAATCGTTTCCTTTAAACCGCAGTGGTGACATTCGGGATTAATTTTTCTGCTTCCAGAGCCGCCTGGTCATCTCCGGCCACCATGAGAACAGGTACGCCATGATAACCTGCCACATAAGCATTAAAGCCCATTTCCCCAATGGCATGGTCATTGATGTACATATGCCTTACACCGAATATCATGGAGTGGGACATAACTCCTTTCATGGAAGCACGTGCATGATAACCAACAAACATGGCACCGCTAAAGGTTGAATCAAGCCCCTGAACCATTGAGTATGGCTTCACATCGCCAGTAATCAGCTGTGTTTCTGGATGCATCCTTTCAATGAGCAGGTTATTCATTTTCGAGTGGCTGTCATTTACGATAACCTCGCTGCAGCCCTCGTCAAAGGCAGCTGTTACCACATGATTTGCTTCATCAGTCATGATTATCCTGCTGCGTTCATAATTGTGCTTCGAAGAGTCAACATGTGTGTGATCAGCCAGACCCGTTATTCCTTCCATATCAACCGATAGATAAAGCTTCATTAAAAATCCCCCAAATATTATATTGTTATAGTTTTATATTATAGATTATTTGATATTTTCTGTAAAATTAGCCTGTAATCTACCTTTTATACAGGCAGAATGCAAAAAATCCAGCTATCGGAGAAAATAATGCTTTTCTCTGATAGCTGGATTTCATCTGCGGAAAACAGAAAAAGCAGCTCTACTTATTCATAATTTGTGTATATTTTATATGGGCATTTTTAAAGGCAACCATTAGTGCCTTTTGAGAGGAGCCGAAGTAGCGGCTTTCGATTTCTTCCGTTACCTTGTCAGCTTCCAGTATGGATTTGCCGACAAATATTGATTTAATAAATAATGAGGTTAAGTTAATGGTAGATGAACATTCTGCATCTACAATTTCATCTGTTTCCCTGTCAATTACAAGACCTATAAAGAAGCCATTGTATTTTTGCATAATCGGATTGTTCAATGATGTTTTGCTGTCCCCGATGATATAGACGGTATTTTGTCTGTACATGAACTTGCCTCCTGCAGAACCGGATATTATATGAGGCGTTTATGAGGTTATCATAAACATTCATTATAATGCATGGCCCGTACCAAAATTGTAATACAACAGAAGCTGTATTACAATCACTTTTCAATACTTTTCTAAATATTTTATCAATTAAGGCTGTTCCTTCTCATTATTACATTATCAGTTTTCAGAGCTGATTTGCCCTGCAAGTCTCAGTGCATACTGAAGCAGGTTCTCCCCGCTCATAAGTTTGTCTCCCCCACCCTGTGCAAATTGAGGATTCCCCCGCCTTTTCCGTTAATCTTCTGCAAAAGTTCTGCAGCCAGGCCCTTCATATCAGACCCGGAATCTGCTCCACTGGCGCAAACAAATTGAAGTTTATCGGCGGTTTCATTGATTAGGATAACAACAGCATTTTCAGATTGGGATGCGATTAGGCGGGCCAGTTTCTGCAGCTCCTGGATGGATCGTCCCTCAAAGACCTTGCTGGTACACTCCCCGTTTCCTGCTATGAACAATTCTTTTGCTTCATAAGCTAACAGCGCTTCCTTTGCTGCTTCCAGCTGTTTCTCCAGGTTCTTCCCATTTTCAATCAAACGGCTGGCTGCTGAAGGCAAGTCCTCTTCTGATGCATTAAGAAGCTGACTAAGATTTTTTGTAATTTCATGTTTGCTCTGAAGCTGCGCAAGGATCCGATTCCCGCAGATAAACTGCACACGGATTTTCTTCTTTTGGCGTTCCCAGTCTAATACTTTAATGCCGGCAACCTGGCCGGTTGAAGATGGGTGGGTTCCGCCGCATCCGTTATAATCAAATTCCGGGATCATCACAAGCCGAATGTCTTCCCTGACAGACAGCTGCTTGCGGAGCGGAAATTGGGAAGCTTCTTCCGCACTCACCCACCTGGCTTCTATTGGCCGGTTCTCAAGAATGATGCGATTCGCCAGCCTCTCCGCTTCTTCTGCATGCCGGACCGGTAATTCACTGATATCCAGATCAATGGTTAATGTTTCTTTACCTAAATGAAAGCTGACCGTTTTATAGCCGTAAAGCTCTTCAAAGGCAGCCGATAAAATATGCTGTCCTGCATGCTGCTGCATATGGTCAAACCGTCTGTTCCAATCTATTTCTCCTGAGATACTGGAAATGGAGGGGTCCAATTCCCTTTCTAAATAATGACGGATTTCCCCTTCCGCTTCTTCAACATCCAACACTTTTACGCCATTAAGTGTTCCCTCATCATGAGGCTGTCCTCCGCCAGTTGGGTAAAAGGCCGTTTCTTTCAGGACGGCATATATCTTTTCCTTGTCATCTTCTCCCTGATAGACAAGTTCCGTTTCAAATGTTTGGATATATGGATCTTCATAATAAAGTTTATTCAAAGCGAACCAACCTTCCTTGTAACTATTCTATTTTTAAACTACCGATTATGCAGTTACAGGTCAAGCCACTTATTAGTCAAGGGGAAATTATTAGTAATTTTATCCACGCGGTTTATGGATGTGATGAAAAAGGTATGTACACCAATAGATAAGCAATAAATTATAAGGAGGATGATGAACATGGCAACAAACAAGCATATTGTAGGTGCATATGATACAGAGCAAGAAGCCATTCAAGCGGTTGAAAAGTTAAGAGCGGAGGGATACCGCCCTGAAGACATTTCCGTAATCAGCAAAAATAAAGATGATGTAGATGCCGTTACAGAAGAAACAGGCACAAAAACGGAAGAAGGATTAGCTGCCGGAGCGGCAACAGGCGGAATTCTTGGAGGACTAACAGGTCTTCTGGCCGGTGTAGGCGCATTGGCGATTCCCGGTATCGGGCCGATTGTGGCAGCCGGACCAATCGCTGCTACATTAACAGGAGCTGCTGTTGGCGCAGGTGCCGGCGGTATTGCAGGAGCACTTATCGGCATGGGTATTCCTGAAGAGGAAGCACATCGTTATGAAGCTGATGTCAAATCAGGGAAAATTCTTGTGTTAGTCGACCCTGAAACTAAATCCACCGATTTTACTGACGGCTATACAGATACAAATCGTTCTGTTCTGGAAGGAGACCGGACAACCTATACAAACGCTGATCCTTTAAACCCCGGGGAGCTTGACCGCGGAACGAATGCTTTTAAGGATAACGCCAGAAACAGCAGCAGTGTTTGGACAGATGAGAATCTGGACTCAAACCGTCCGCTAAGCGAAAAGCTTGACGACACGACAACAGATGACTATACAGACCGTACTGTTTCGGCCTACAACGATGATGTGGATACCCGCTACAGAGATGCTTATGATTTTAATAATGTAAGGGAGAACCGCAATAACCCTTATAAAGGATAAAGAAAAAGGAGCTTTTCCCAAGAATGGGATGAGCTCCTTTTTTGCGTTTATATAGATAGTGGCAGCAGCTTTCACATTTCAATACTGGATCTGAATTGAATAAATTCCAGATTTTTCAGGTTTGTCTGAATTATTTTTCAAAGTTATACTTAAATGTAATGGAATGGAAAAACAGAAACCTAGCGGGGGAAATGATAATGAGAAGAGTGTTGCCAGCACAAATTATTTCTCATAGTCAATTTGGTTATAGGAAGATACCATCAAGTGTCCAATGCGAGTGCCCTAAATGCAGTAAACCGAGCCTTTTTACGATAAAGGCAAATTATAATCATACAAGCAAGTCCAGTATACTTTCACATGGAGGTTGTTCTGCCTGCAAAAAGGAATCGGTTTTTATCATGATTCTTAATCAAGCTGAACAATCGAGCGACGAGACTATTCTCTATATCTATGATCCCAATTCAGCGAAAGAGCTCCTGACTCAGCTTGAGAAAATAAAGGAAGTGCCGGGAGACCTGACAAGAGCCTACCGGTCGGCTTTAAATGTCAGCTATTCCAAAGATACGGTTGCTACTGCCGTGATGTCCAAACGGGTACTTGAAAGCATACTAAAGAACTTCCTCGGCGAAGAGGTCAAGGGGCAAAACCTTTCAAAGCAGTTTGAACAGCTGCCAGAGCATGTTGATTTAGCAAGGCCTCTGCAATCTTTAAGCCAGCTGGCACAGCCAGGCAGCGCCTTTTACCAGATGCTTGATCTCGAAAAAGATATTGATCAGGAAATGGCCTCTTTGCTGATGGAGCTCTTAGAGAGTTTAATAGAGTACTTATTTGTCCTGCCGAATAAAATTGAATTGCTGCAGCAAAAACTAAATCAAAAATTGCATTGACCCACAATTAACCCCCTTATCTTCTGATTAAGGGGGTAATTTTTATTCTTAATTACTCAACTGTCTTTTGATCTGGTCTTCTGCCTGCTTTAAAATTTCCTCGTCGCCGGCTTCTTTATTTGTAATGATATTCGTTTGATATTTTAAACCTTCATAGTCAACAGTTACGGTAATTTCTTTCATCTCTCTTGATCCTTTCCTGATGTTTTATTATATAAATACCAACAAAAGGACGTTTTAAAACTTTTTACGTTTCTTCCCCCAAATATTGCCCGTTGATTTCAGCACGAGGCACTCGCTTTCCGTGGGGCGGGCACTAAGCCTCGGTCGAGCTCCGCGTCTGTGGGGTCTCACCTGTCCCACTTCTCCCACAGGACGTTGAATATGCTTCCTCGAGAAAACACCGCACGAAGAAAATGCGATAGCATTTTCGCTGGATTAGCACCTTCCGCTCCAATCAACTCAGTGAATAACTGTAGAACTCCTTATCCCTCTTTCACCTGCTCTTCGAAAATACACGCAAGCCTTTCTTTCATTTCCTTTTCCGTTACAACAAGGCTATGGCTGCCCATTTTTGTTTTAAGTATAAGTTCATAGCCTTCATTTACTTCTTGAGAATAACCATAGTATTTATGATTCAGATCGATTTTTTTGAAATGGAAGGATTGCAGCTTTTTCCATGGAACAAACTTGCTTCCGCTTATAAAGCCGTCATCATAGACAGCAAATACATTCAGCAGATCCTTGGCATTAATTAAAGGGATAAACAGAAGATAGAGATACGTCCAGCTGAATTTCATATTATATTTTCCGAATATAAACATAGCGATTAGAAAAGCCAGCATGACAGCATACATCGTTAGTCCCAGCTTGTTTTTTGAGATAACAGGGGCATCCGCAGATTTCTGGGGGAATTTCCTTACTGTTTTCAGGTCAGTCCTGTCAAAAGGAATAAGGGCAGGTTTCTTCATTTGTGCTATTAAAATAATGTAATGATAGCTGTAATAGATAACGATTAATAGAAATAGAACCTCGAAAATTAATTTCATCATACCCGCCTCCTTAATAATCTTTACGATTATCCAAAAGATAAAGTTTCATCGCTACAAAAAAACGTAAAATTATTGATTGTGCAAACAAACTAATTCGAATATAATCTAATTAGATATATATCGAATCAACATTCGCAGAGGTGCGGAAAAAATGACAAATTGGACTGTATGGAAACAGGAAGCAAATTATCAAAAGCTCTTTTGGGCTGGTGTCATTAATGGAATTGGAAATCGATTTACACAGGTTGCGCTGCTTGCACTTCTATACCACGTAACAGGTTCCGGAGTAGCAATTGGGCTGTTATTCGCCATTCGCATGGCACCTTTTTTCTTCATTGCTCCAATAGGCGGAATGCTGGCAGACCGTTTTTCCAAAAAGGCCATTCTCGTGGCAGTAGACTTGTTGAGAGTGCCTGCTGTCCTGGCGCTGCTTTTCGTAAGGGAGGCAGGGGATTTATGGATTGTTTACGCAAGTGCACTCCTAATCGCAACGGGAGAAGCCATCTACTCACCAGCCAGGATGTCTGCGATACCTGCCCTTGTAAAGTCAGATAGGCTCATATTTGTAAACGCGATTGAACAAGTCATGATCGGGGCCGTCCTCATTATTGGATCAAGCACAGGCGGAATTCTCGCCTACTTTCTAGGTAACAATGCCGCTTTCATGATTAACAGCCTTACCTTCCTGTTATCAGCATATCTAATCTCCAGGATGGTTTTCCCGGCTGTCTCTGAGGAAAATAGAGAAAGAACGAAAACATCCGCTGCCATTTCGCCAGCGAGACTTATACTTGGCTCTTCTGCACTGATTGCCTTTTTTATCATGATGCTGACCATGCCGCTCGCCAATGGTATTGACAATATTCTTGTAAGCATTTATGGTCTGGAGGTTTTTGATATGGGAGAATTGGGCGTTGGATTTATGTATGGAGCACTGGGGATTGGGCTTATTCTAAGTTCATTCTTTTCTCATATGATCAAGAAAGGCCTTCTTGTACTCGCAATCATCTTTATCGCTTTAGAAGGCACTGGCCATATTTTATTAAGCCTCGCACCAAGCTTTTATACAGCACTTTTCACTGTTGTGCTGATCACCTTTGCAGGCGGCCTTGGCAACATCTGCCTGGACACGGTCATGATGAAATTCATACCCCGATCAAGACAGGGAACCTTTTTTGGTTTAATGCAGATGGTTTCAAACCTTTCCCTGGCTATCTCCATGGGTGCAGCAGGATTCCTGCTGGAGATTTTTGACCCGAGGACTCTTAGCCTGATTATTGGCTTATCGTATCTTATTTTTACTTTTATGTATGCACTTCTGTTTGCAAGGGTGGATCTTGTAAAAGAAAAGAGGGATTTTATTAGGGGAATGTAAGATTTTGGTCAGAGTTTGAGTATTGTTTTCACTATGATCTGGCTGGAAAGCTGATTTGACGCGAAGTGACCGATATCTATGGTGGTGAGGTGACCGATAAAAGGGTATTTTGACTGATATCCTTGCACAGGCTCTAAAATATTTGATATTGGCAATGAAAGACACCGCAAATTCATAGAAAATTTAATTCCAGCTAAAATCGCAGAAGAAACGCAAAAGCCCTGCAGGCTTTTAAACCTGCAGGGCTTCTTTTTAGTTTTCTTCAATTTCTCTGCGATTTTTCTTAAACATTTTAGATAATACTTCGTACACGATTGGCACAATAATAAGGGTCAATAGCGTCGAACTTGTCAGACCGCCGATAACGGTAATCGCAAGGCCTTTGGAGATAAGCCCTCCGCCGCCAGATCCGATGGCCAATGGAATTAATGCACCAATTGTCGCAATGGCTGTCATCAGGATTGGGCGAAGTCGGGTTGCTCCTGCTTCCAGCACCGCTTCCCTCATGACCAGACCGTCACGTTCCATATGGATGATCCGGTCCACCAGAACGATGGCATTGGTTACGACAATACCAATTAGCATTAATAGTCCCATCATGACCGACACAGAAATGGTTTCGCCAGCAATCAATAAGCCAACGAAAGAACCAATCACGGCAAATGGAAGGGAGAAGAGAATCGCAAATGGCGCCACTCCTTCACGGAATGTAACAACCAGAATGAAGTACACAATCGCAATGGCTGCAAGCATCGCAGCGCCAAGCTGTGTGAACGTCTCAGTCATATCTGCCTGAACGCCCGCAACTCCGACTGTTACACCCTTAGGCAGATCCAATTCATCAATCGCTTCATCTGTTTTAGAAGTAGCCTTTGAAATATCATCGCCCTTCACCGTACCTGACACGGTTGCGTAGTA
This window of the Cytobacillus pseudoceanisediminis genome carries:
- a CDS encoding BA3454 family stress response protein encodes the protein MKEITVTVDYEGLKYQTNIITNKEAGDEEILKQAEDQIKRQLSN
- a CDS encoding MFS transporter: MTNWTVWKQEANYQKLFWAGVINGIGNRFTQVALLALLYHVTGSGVAIGLLFAIRMAPFFFIAPIGGMLADRFSKKAILVAVDLLRVPAVLALLFVREAGDLWIVYASALLIATGEAIYSPARMSAIPALVKSDRLIFVNAIEQVMIGAVLIIGSSTGGILAYFLGNNAAFMINSLTFLLSAYLISRMVFPAVSEENRERTKTSAAISPARLILGSSALIAFFIMMLTMPLANGIDNILVSIYGLEVFDMGELGVGFMYGALGIGLILSSFFSHMIKKGLLVLAIIFIALEGTGHILLSLAPSFYTALFTVVLITFAGGLGNICLDTVMMKFIPRSRQGTFFGLMQMVSNLSLAISMGAAGFLLEIFDPRTLSLIIGLSYLIFTFMYALLFARVDLVKEKRDFIRGM
- a CDS encoding general stress protein, whose amino-acid sequence is MATNKHIVGAYDTEQEAIQAVEKLRAEGYRPEDISVISKNKDDVDAVTEETGTKTEEGLAAGAATGGILGGLTGLLAGVGALAIPGIGPIVAAGPIAATLTGAAVGAGAGGIAGALIGMGIPEEEAHRYEADVKSGKILVLVDPETKSTDFTDGYTDTNRSVLEGDRTTYTNADPLNPGELDRGTNAFKDNARNSSSVWTDENLDSNRPLSEKLDDTTTDDYTDRTVSAYNDDVDTRYRDAYDFNNVRENRNNPYKG
- a CDS encoding DUF3870 domain-containing protein, whose translation is MYRQNTVYIIGDSKTSLNNPIMQKYNGFFIGLVIDRETDEIVDAECSSTINLTSLFIKSIFVGKSILEADKVTEEIESRYFGSSQKALMVAFKNAHIKYTQIMNK